A region of the Cupriavidus taiwanensis genome:
CGACAGCCGCCGGGCGTACGGCGTGGCCAGGAACGCGCAGGTGTAGCCCACGTCCATGATGTCGACCAGTTCGCCGAGCGGCGCGCGCTGCACCGCGTCGGCGAGCATCAGGTCGAAATCCTTCAGGCCCGATGCGGCGCGGGTCTGGAGCGGCCCGGGCGAGATCGCATGCACGCGGATACCCTGCGGGCCAAGCTCGTACGCCAGGTAGCGCGACACCGCCTCGAGCGCCGCTTTCACGGGTCCCATGACGTTATAGTTCGGCACCACCTTGTTGGCGCCGTGATAGCTCATGGTGAACATCGTGCCGCCATCGCGCATCAGCGGCGCCGCCAGCCGGGCCATGCGTATGAAGGAATGGCAGGATACGTCCATGGCCCGGGCGAAGCCTTCCGCCGAACAATTGAGCAGGCCGCCCTGCAGGTCGTCCTTCGGGGCCCAGGCCACCGAATGCAACAGGATATCGAGCTTTCCCCACTGGTCCCGGATCCGCGTGAACAGCGCATCCATTTCCGCCTCGCTGGTCACATCCAGCGGAAGGAAGATCGGGGCGGAAAGTTCCTGTGCCACCGGCTCGACATATTGACGGGCTTTTTCGCCGGCATAGGTGATGGCAACTTCCGCGCCCAGTTCGTGGAAGGCCCTGGCGCAACCGTAGGCTATGGAATGCGTGTTCGCAATCCCGCAGACGAGTGCCCTGGTATTGGCGAGAATCGGCTGTCTGTTCTCGGGTGTCATGTCGCGTCCCCTGAAGGTTCATTGCTGACGCGGCGCCCATCGCGCCCTGTCGGTCCACTGCTCTGCCGGTGCGGCGGTCATGGCGCGGGCGTTGCGATGATCTCCCGGGTATGCCTGGCGATCATCAACTCCTCGTCGGTCGGGATGACCCAGACGGGTACCTTGCCCGATACCTCGCTGATCCGCGGCCCGTTACGCGCATTGGCCGCGGCATCGATGCTTACGCCCAGCCATGCCGCCTGCCGGCACACGCGCTCGCGAACCG
Encoded here:
- the fabI gene encoding enoyl-ACP reductase FabI; its protein translation is MTPENRQPILANTRALVCGIANTHSIAYGCARAFHELGAEVAITYAGEKARQYVEPVAQELSAPIFLPLDVTSEAEMDALFTRIRDQWGKLDILLHSVAWAPKDDLQGGLLNCSAEGFARAMDVSCHSFIRMARLAAPLMRDGGTMFTMSYHGANKVVPNYNVMGPVKAALEAVSRYLAYELGPQGIRVHAISPGPLQTRAASGLKDFDLMLADAVQRAPLGELVDIMDVGYTCAFLATPYARRLSGETLYVDGGVNIMA